From the genome of Desulfovibrio gilichinskyi, one region includes:
- the flgC gene encoding flagellar basal body rod protein FlgC — MNFMTALELGASGLKAQREYLNVVSMNMANSRTTRTAEGGPYRRKSVAMESTPLLSPFDTAMNSEMNQQLRGVTIRGIVADTRPFKKVYEPNHPDADDKGMVRYPDINVIEEMVNMITISRSYEANAQSVDSAKKMFNQALKIGQG, encoded by the coding sequence ATGAACTTCATGACAGCACTTGAACTGGGAGCTTCAGGGCTCAAGGCGCAAAGAGAGTACCTTAACGTCGTATCCATGAATATGGCGAACTCCAGAACTACGCGCACCGCAGAAGGCGGACCTTACCGTCGCAAAAGTGTTGCAATGGAGTCTACCCCTCTACTCTCCCCGTTTGACACAGCAATGAACAGCGAAATGAATCAACAACTGCGCGGTGTAACAATCAGAGGCATAGTCGCCGACACACGCCCGTTTAAAAAAGTATATGAACCGAACCACCCTGACGCCGATGACAAAGGAATGGTCAGATACCCTGACATCAACGTGATTGAAGAAATGGTTAACATGATCACAATCAGCAGATCTTACGAAGCGAATGCACAGTCAGTTGATTCAGCAAAAAAAATGTTCAATCAAGCTCTTAAAATCGGTCAAGGCTGA
- a CDS encoding PP2C family protein-serine/threonine phosphatase, with protein sequence MSIKAQNSLSDEKSPLILVVDDSITMRNFLTRVLEDDYQVVTASDGHECIDKYKEISPSVILLDLLMPVMDGFDVIDKIRNELGDPEVIIIVLTGQDEQEIKAKALNAGANDYLTKPFHVVELKARVGVAIRQVMLTRQLQSANSKLQKAYDIIDDEVRLVARLQDKLLPTKVPVIDGLEIKSLYRPSGRASGDYFDVFDLEDGVIRVVMADVSGHGPQAAFIMAIVRTLFKADGSEAHDLSHSLFQINTHLVDLIGEDSYFVTLFAADIDFNTGVMKYLSAGHCPALIMQDGVMGEPLRAHVPPLGFFPVDSTLDERHFNTSLELFLFTDGCYEWRMGDDFFTLEAFMDIAGKLMRNESLKLDAIEDMLEKETGVRPVFDDDVTALSISWKKDV encoded by the coding sequence GTGAGCATTAAAGCACAAAATAGTTTGTCAGATGAAAAATCTCCTCTAATATTGGTTGTGGATGATTCCATAACCATGAGAAATTTTCTCACGAGAGTTCTTGAAGATGATTACCAAGTGGTGACTGCTTCTGACGGCCATGAATGTATCGATAAATATAAAGAAATCAGTCCAAGTGTTATTTTGCTTGATTTGCTTATGCCTGTAATGGACGGGTTTGATGTAATTGATAAAATTCGTAATGAACTTGGCGATCCGGAAGTAATTATCATTGTTCTCACAGGGCAGGATGAGCAGGAAATTAAAGCAAAAGCTCTTAATGCCGGTGCTAATGATTATTTAACCAAACCTTTTCACGTGGTTGAGCTTAAAGCACGTGTCGGCGTTGCAATCCGGCAGGTTATGCTTACACGTCAATTGCAGTCAGCAAATTCCAAGTTGCAAAAAGCATATGATATCATCGATGATGAAGTACGTTTGGTCGCAAGACTTCAGGATAAACTTTTGCCGACAAAAGTTCCGGTTATTGATGGATTAGAGATTAAAAGTTTATATAGACCGTCCGGACGGGCCAGCGGGGATTACTTTGACGTGTTTGATCTTGAAGACGGGGTAATCCGTGTTGTCATGGCCGATGTTTCAGGACACGGACCTCAGGCTGCCTTTATTATGGCGATTGTCAGAACTTTGTTTAAAGCCGACGGCTCTGAAGCACACGATCTTTCGCACAGCTTGTTTCAGATTAATACTCATTTGGTGGATCTGATCGGTGAGGACAGTTATTTTGTTACGCTTTTCGCCGCAGATATAGATTTTAATACTGGGGTTATGAAATATTTAAGTGCCGGCCATTGCCCCGCACTCATTATGCAGGACGGAGTTATGGGAGAACCTCTAAGGGCTCATGTGCCGCCTTTAGGTTTTTTCCCCGTAGACAGCACCCTCGATGAACGACATTTCAATACTTCATTAGAGTTATTTCTTTTCACGGACGGGTGTTATGAATGGCGGATGGGGGATGATTTTTTCACCCTCGAAGCCTTTATGGATATAGCAGGTAAACTGATGCGTAATGAGAGTTTAAAACTTGATGCTATTGAAGATATGCTGGAAAAAGAAACCGGAGTTCGTCCTGTTTTTGATGATGATGTTACCGCTCTTTCAATCAGCTGGAAAAAGGATGTGTGA
- a CDS encoding ATP-binding cassette domain-containing protein, whose amino-acid sequence MTSKIVSMHNVSLNLEQGPILQSIDWDIKKGEHWAVLGPNGAGKTTLFRVLAGAVWPDDDTTREYYFDGKKTNSPIDAQERIYIVSPEQQDVFLQMGWDVSGEEAVLAGKDNTHFLYRLADEWEYDEARALMKTLGMEDLAKRSIVAMSRGEGRKILIARALIARADVIILDEFLEGIDQKSRAQLVEAIDAAAAAGVTIVCSAHRSEELPTCINKTLYIAGGKIDHCEDGKGNGGSCIIEAAAERIPPAVNTIEPGKTLFRLCDASVVFLGKTVLHNVDWEMSGGQNWAVLGNNGAGKSTLIRLLYGDAAAYAAEEQMQRLPEKGDNLSSVRGRMGMVSASLQATFGEAVGRPIRILDLVISGFYSSAGVYDEITDELRAKAYDWLKFFGIEKLAERSTLQLSYGQLRKAFIARALMSEPDVLLLDEPLAGVDAGSRKEISDLLELLAAAGVAMVYVTHHKEELIPSISHVLEITDGRVSFSGEKDKYFARQNVL is encoded by the coding sequence ATGACTAGTAAGATTGTTTCCATGCATAATGTTTCTCTTAACCTTGAGCAGGGACCCATCCTTCAATCAATAGATTGGGATATTAAAAAAGGAGAGCATTGGGCTGTGCTCGGTCCTAACGGAGCAGGAAAAACAACTTTATTCAGGGTTCTTGCCGGGGCGGTCTGGCCTGATGACGATACAACCCGTGAATATTATTTTGACGGCAAAAAAACGAATAGTCCGATTGATGCGCAAGAGCGGATATACATTGTTTCGCCGGAACAGCAGGACGTTTTTCTCCAAATGGGCTGGGACGTCAGCGGAGAAGAAGCGGTTCTTGCCGGAAAAGATAATACCCATTTTCTTTATAGACTTGCAGACGAGTGGGAATATGATGAAGCGAGAGCTTTGATGAAAACTCTCGGCATGGAAGATCTTGCTAAAAGAAGCATTGTTGCAATGTCCCGTGGTGAGGGAAGAAAAATTCTTATTGCCCGTGCGCTTATTGCCCGAGCTGACGTAATTATTCTTGATGAGTTTTTAGAAGGAATAGATCAGAAGTCTCGTGCTCAGCTTGTCGAGGCGATTGATGCTGCCGCCGCTGCCGGAGTTACAATTGTTTGCTCAGCCCACAGAAGCGAAGAACTACCTACATGTATAAATAAAACTCTTTATATCGCAGGCGGTAAAATTGATCACTGCGAAGACGGGAAGGGAAACGGGGGTTCCTGTATTATTGAAGCTGCTGCGGAACGTATTCCTCCGGCTGTAAATACGATTGAACCTGGCAAAACTCTTTTCAGGTTATGTGATGCAAGCGTTGTTTTTCTCGGTAAAACAGTTTTACATAATGTTGACTGGGAAATGAGCGGCGGGCAGAACTGGGCTGTTCTCGGAAATAACGGAGCTGGGAAGTCCACTCTTATACGACTTCTTTACGGTGACGCAGCGGCTTATGCGGCCGAGGAGCAGATGCAGCGACTGCCTGAAAAAGGTGATAATTTAAGCTCTGTCCGTGGTCGTATGGGGATGGTTTCCGCCTCGCTTCAAGCCACTTTCGGTGAAGCTGTCGGACGGCCTATCCGTATTTTGGATCTGGTTATTTCAGGTTTTTATTCTTCTGCAGGAGTTTATGATGAAATAACAGATGAATTACGCGCAAAGGCTTATGATTGGCTGAAATTTTTCGGTATTGAAAAACTGGCTGAGCGATCTACATTGCAGCTTTCATACGGACAATTACGAAAGGCTTTTATCGCGCGAGCTCTTATGTCAGAGCCGGATGTCTTGCTGCTTGATGAACCTTTAGCCGGAGTTGATGCCGGTTCGCGTAAAGAAATATCTGATTTGCTGGAATTGTTAGCTGCGGCGGGAGTCGCGATGGTTTATGTTACACATCATAAAGAAGAGCTGATCCCTTCTATTTCACATGTTCTGGAAATTACTGACGGGCGGGTTTCGTTCAGCGGTGAAAAAGACAAGTATTTTGCAAGGCAGAATGTATTGTAA
- the flgB gene encoding flagellar basal body rod protein FlgB: MKGFFEDQIALTGKVMDLRLQRQNLVASNLANVNTPGYKEKTLEFEDSLQKALNKDARGKMTKTSKMHVPANFEANKFSGRTLSNFEPRVVHGENAVDIDKEMVTMTKNTLAYNALTQIISKNFQGMQKVIQDGAR; the protein is encoded by the coding sequence ATGAAAGGATTCTTTGAAGACCAAATAGCGTTAACAGGTAAGGTTATGGATCTGCGACTACAGCGTCAAAATCTTGTCGCATCTAATTTGGCAAACGTTAACACCCCCGGCTACAAGGAAAAGACTCTGGAATTTGAAGACAGCCTTCAAAAGGCTCTCAATAAAGATGCCAGAGGCAAAATGACTAAAACCAGTAAAATGCATGTTCCTGCTAATTTTGAAGCGAACAAATTCAGCGGCAGGACTCTTTCGAATTTTGAGCCGAGAGTCGTTCACGGTGAAAACGCAGTAGATATTGATAAAGAAATGGTCACAATGACCAAAAATACTTTGGCTTACAATGCATTGACCCAGATAATCAGCAAGAATTTCCAGGGAATGCAGAAAGTTATTCAGGATGGAGCTAGATAA
- a CDS encoding MoaD/ThiS family protein — protein MKIKVTCFGHLATFHASRDYVEVDKGIVAEDLPRILGFSAKDAAMYFVGEKRVDPEYEISSEDVIKIFPPITGG, from the coding sequence ATGAAAATTAAAGTAACTTGTTTTGGTCATCTTGCAACATTTCATGCAAGTCGTGACTATGTGGAAGTGGACAAAGGCATTGTTGCCGAAGATTTACCACGTATTTTAGGTTTTTCGGCAAAAGACGCTGCCATGTATTTTGTCGGTGAAAAACGGGTTGATCCCGAATATGAAATTTCCAGTGAAGATGTTATTAAAATATTTCCTCCAATAACCGGCGGGTGA
- a CDS encoding ThiF family adenylyltransferase — MSIEKEISDRLQGRGIEKEFSPDLKVKIIPLAVSRSTSAELGLDQNFVERVVFKQGAMPERYSRNMTTFSQSDQEHFFESKVAVVGLGGLGGHLLEALARAGVGHIVACDGDVFEPSNLNRQLLATESSLGQSKADAAYELIRIVNPAVFLDVRSDFLEGDQFENFIKGCDVVVDCLGGLEHRVPLKDSAAKLGIPLVTASVAGWAGIVSTVYPGDHSPADFFGDNNGLEETLGTPIPAILTAVGVQSAEVLKILSGKGAGLAGKAFMFDLSGLYFDVVTL, encoded by the coding sequence GTGAGCATTGAAAAAGAAATTTCAGATAGATTGCAGGGGAGGGGGATTGAAAAAGAATTTTCACCTGACCTGAAAGTAAAAATTATTCCTTTAGCTGTTTCGCGATCTACTTCGGCTGAGCTTGGATTAGATCAGAATTTCGTTGAGCGTGTAGTCTTTAAACAGGGAGCCATGCCAGAGAGATATTCTCGAAACATGACAACATTCAGTCAGAGTGATCAGGAACATTTTTTCGAATCAAAGGTTGCAGTGGTTGGTCTTGGCGGCCTTGGCGGTCATTTATTGGAAGCTTTAGCCAGAGCCGGAGTCGGACATATAGTCGCGTGTGACGGAGATGTTTTCGAGCCATCTAATTTGAATAGACAGCTTCTAGCCACTGAAAGCTCGCTTGGACAGTCTAAAGCCGATGCTGCTTATGAGCTGATTAGAATTGTTAATCCTGCTGTTTTTTTAGATGTAAGGTCTGACTTTCTTGAAGGTGATCAGTTTGAAAATTTCATCAAAGGATGTGATGTTGTTGTGGATTGTTTAGGCGGCTTAGAACATCGAGTTCCGCTTAAAGATAGTGCCGCTAAACTTGGAATTCCTCTTGTTACCGCAAGTGTTGCCGGGTGGGCTGGAATTGTTTCAACTGTTTATCCCGGTGATCACTCTCCGGCAGATTTTTTTGGTGATAATAACGGTCTTGAAGAAACACTCGGAACGCCTATACCTGCAATTTTAACTGCTGTAGGTGTTCAAAGTGCTGAAGTTTTAAAAATCTTGAGCGGTAAAGGCGCTGGGTTGGCAGGTAAGGCTTTTATGTTTGATTTGTCAGGGCTTTATTTTGATGTTGTGACACTTTGA
- the cysQ gene encoding 3'(2'),5'-bisphosphate nucleotidase CysQ: MKNMIINLSKISREAGKAIMKVRSTGFKVSSKKDNSPVTEADLASNRVIMEELTILYPDIPVLSEEGADIPFSQRQAWKEFFLVDPLDGTKEFIKDNGEFCVCIALMRNNRPVLGVVYAPTSDTLYTGSIETGAFVSRNGKVPEQIHTKPADNDEGLVVVGSRSHPSPELEEYLSTKNVAKLTPAGSAIKFCLVAEGKAHLYPRFNPTMEWDTAAGQAIVEAAGGSMIGLDGELFPYNKENLRNKGFFVTA; the protein is encoded by the coding sequence ATGAAAAACATGATAATTAATCTCTCTAAAATTTCCCGTGAAGCTGGGAAAGCTATAATGAAAGTACGCAGCACCGGGTTTAAAGTCAGCAGTAAAAAAGATAACTCCCCCGTGACTGAAGCAGACCTGGCCTCCAACAGGGTTATTATGGAGGAACTTACGATCCTTTATCCAGATATCCCTGTTTTATCGGAAGAAGGAGCGGATATTCCTTTTTCGCAGCGGCAGGCATGGAAAGAATTCTTTCTGGTTGATCCTCTGGACGGGACAAAAGAATTTATCAAAGACAACGGAGAATTCTGCGTCTGCATCGCGTTAATGCGCAATAACCGTCCTGTACTTGGAGTTGTTTACGCGCCGACCAGTGACACTTTGTATACCGGAAGCATTGAAACCGGAGCGTTTGTAAGTAGAAACGGTAAAGTTCCTGAGCAGATACATACCAAACCTGCGGATAATGATGAAGGGCTTGTAGTCGTCGGCAGCAGGTCGCACCCTTCGCCGGAGCTGGAAGAATATCTCAGCACAAAAAATGTTGCAAAACTTACTCCGGCCGGAAGTGCTATAAAATTCTGCCTTGTTGCTGAAGGAAAAGCCCATCTGTACCCCAGATTCAACCCAACTATGGAATGGGACACTGCCGCGGGACAAGCTATTGTTGAAGCTGCCGGAGGATCAATGATCGGGCTCGACGGCGAACTTTTTCCCTACAATAAAGAGAATCTACGAAACAAAGGCTTTTTTGTAACAGCCTGA
- a CDS encoding FliH/SctL family protein — protein MSLSSTEAENKFYTGRVIMGLDSNNNAQEMTIQEMEGKKKPTWDKDTDQEYFERVKVKAQNMAKNIIAKAMAEAEQLKADAKTEGYAEGKTQAAAEGEQHMIGFSQQLGQTLAGIQEQSKSVMAAQSTDVISLAFMVIEKALGVEMEERRQEILAALLDEALSRIDSQTMLTVKVSPVDQQLIAELLEQAQTNHPGLSKWRIKADPAIDNGGIILEAEDAMIDNTITSRWEGVQEILEQLATTAGEVNG, from the coding sequence ATGTCTTTGTCTAGCACAGAAGCTGAAAATAAATTCTACACCGGTAGAGTCATCATGGGGCTTGATTCAAATAACAATGCCCAGGAAATGACTATTCAGGAGATGGAAGGGAAAAAAAAGCCTACGTGGGACAAAGACACTGATCAGGAATATTTTGAGAGAGTTAAAGTAAAAGCTCAAAATATGGCTAAAAACATTATTGCTAAGGCCATGGCTGAAGCTGAACAACTAAAAGCTGACGCAAAAACTGAAGGATATGCCGAAGGGAAGACTCAGGCTGCTGCTGAAGGCGAACAGCATATGATCGGGTTCAGTCAGCAACTCGGACAGACTTTAGCCGGTATTCAAGAACAATCGAAATCTGTAATGGCGGCTCAATCCACTGATGTAATCTCTTTGGCTTTTATGGTCATTGAAAAAGCATTGGGAGTGGAAATGGAAGAACGCAGGCAGGAAATCCTTGCAGCACTTCTTGATGAAGCTCTGTCACGCATTGATTCTCAGACTATGCTTACGGTAAAAGTCTCCCCTGTAGATCAGCAGCTTATCGCTGAACTTCTAGAGCAGGCTCAGACTAACCATCCGGGCCTTTCTAAGTGGCGTATCAAAGCTGACCCCGCCATTGATAATGGCGGAATTATACTCGAAGCCGAAGACGCTATGATCGATAACACTATCACTTCCCGCTGGGAAGGTGTTCAGGAAATACTTGAACAGCTTGCAACGACAGCCGGAGAAGTAAATGGCTGA
- a CDS encoding FliI/YscN family ATPase has protein sequence MADMKGCTELLSTIDPCRSYGKITKVVGLIAEGKGIKAPLGSVCHLMPGEDSVEPIPAEVVGFRDGACLFMPYGELHGIGPGCLIKNASAPPHIPVGMNLLGRAVDAFGQPIDGKGPIIPESFNPLHRDPPNPLERPRINEPLDVGVKAINSLLTLGKGQRVGIMAGSGVGKSTLLGMIARYTVADINVIALVGERGREVVEFMERDLGPEGMARSVLVVATSDKSPLLRMRAAYTATAIAEYFRDKQNDVILMMDSVTRFAMAGREVGLAAGEPPTRGGYTPSVFAQLPKLLERAGKSQLGSITGIYTVLVDGDDFTEPIADATRSILDGHIVLTRELADQGHYPCIDVLKSVSRVRGDITEQSVITAGRQVLRQLATFKKVEDMVNIGAYQSGANPEIDTAIKMVPAINVFLQQLVTEKQTLQESFDALIRLNAASQSKK, from the coding sequence ATGGCTGACATGAAAGGGTGCACCGAGCTGCTCTCGACCATTGATCCCTGCCGCTCTTACGGCAAAATAACAAAAGTTGTCGGTCTGATTGCAGAAGGTAAAGGAATCAAGGCTCCCCTTGGTTCTGTATGCCACCTCATGCCGGGAGAAGATTCCGTTGAACCTATCCCCGCGGAAGTTGTCGGATTCCGTGACGGTGCATGTCTATTCATGCCTTACGGAGAACTTCACGGTATCGGGCCTGGATGTCTGATCAAAAATGCCAGTGCTCCGCCTCATATTCCCGTTGGAATGAACCTTCTCGGAAGAGCTGTAGACGCATTCGGGCAACCGATTGACGGTAAGGGGCCGATTATCCCGGAAAGTTTCAACCCTCTTCACCGTGATCCGCCAAACCCTCTTGAAAGACCGCGCATCAATGAACCACTTGATGTCGGCGTAAAAGCTATAAACAGCCTTCTCACATTGGGGAAAGGTCAGCGTGTCGGTATCATGGCAGGATCAGGCGTCGGAAAATCGACACTGCTCGGCATGATTGCCCGCTACACGGTGGCGGACATCAACGTTATTGCTCTTGTAGGCGAACGCGGTCGAGAAGTTGTCGAATTTATGGAACGTGATTTAGGGCCTGAAGGCATGGCGCGTTCAGTTCTGGTCGTTGCCACATCCGACAAAAGCCCGCTGCTACGTATGAGAGCTGCTTACACCGCAACGGCAATCGCCGAATATTTTCGCGACAAACAAAATGATGTCATCTTGATGATGGATTCAGTTACGCGTTTTGCAATGGCCGGACGTGAAGTTGGACTTGCCGCAGGCGAACCGCCAACCAGAGGCGGCTATACTCCGTCAGTTTTTGCACAGCTTCCCAAATTACTGGAAAGAGCCGGAAAAAGTCAGCTTGGATCAATAACGGGCATTTACACTGTTCTTGTTGATGGCGATGATTTTACTGAACCTATAGCTGATGCAACACGCTCAATCCTTGACGGGCACATCGTGCTCACTCGCGAGCTAGCCGATCAGGGACACTATCCATGCATCGATGTATTAAAGAGTGTCAGTCGAGTAAGAGGTGATATCACTGAGCAGAGTGTAATTACTGCAGGCAGACAGGTTCTCAGACAGCTTGCAACCTTCAAAAAAGTTGAAGACATGGTAAATATAGGAGCCTACCAATCAGGCGCAAATCCTGAAATTGATACCGCTATTAAAATGGTTCCGGCTATTAACGTATTTTTGCAGCAGTTGGTCACTGAAAAGCAAACACTTCAAGAAAGTTTCGATGCTCTTATACGCTTGAATGCTGCAAGCCAGAGTAAAAAATAA
- the fliG gene encoding flagellar motor switch protein FliG produces the protein MSTPFTGHQKTAIVLLALGDKFTAESFKRMSRPEIADVSRAMLEMDSVPKEQVLEVLKEFNETLAYGAELLMGGADQVRRLLSKSLDEETAKYILDKLDLESGPAPFQELQNVSPKILAQILRNEHPQTLALIIGHLHPEKAADLVSSLPGGVRAEVLMRLAKLEAVAEEMLMEVDRVLQSQLIAMGGKEGKKVGGVPAVAEILNAVDRATEEEVLSEIEEESTQMAEEIRNLMFVFEDIKGLDDRGIRELLKEVSNEELTTALKGASDDLQELIFKNMSERASNMIREDLEIMGPVKLSDVESAQQNIVKSIRRLEDEGRIMISRGSGDVFV, from the coding sequence TTGTCAACCCCATTCACTGGGCATCAAAAAACAGCCATAGTACTTCTTGCCCTCGGGGATAAGTTTACGGCGGAATCATTCAAGCGCATGAGTCGTCCGGAAATAGCTGATGTTTCAAGAGCTATGCTTGAAATGGATTCAGTCCCCAAGGAACAAGTCCTTGAAGTACTCAAAGAGTTCAATGAAACTCTGGCATACGGCGCAGAACTTCTTATGGGCGGAGCTGATCAGGTCAGAAGACTTCTCAGCAAATCCCTTGACGAAGAAACAGCGAAATACATTCTGGATAAGCTCGACCTCGAAAGCGGCCCTGCTCCATTCCAGGAATTGCAAAATGTCAGTCCGAAAATTCTTGCCCAGATTCTCAGGAACGAACATCCTCAGACACTGGCCCTGATTATCGGACATCTGCACCCCGAAAAAGCAGCGGATCTCGTTTCCAGTCTGCCGGGCGGAGTCAGAGCCGAAGTCCTTATGAGACTTGCCAAACTGGAAGCCGTGGCAGAAGAAATGCTTATGGAAGTTGACAGAGTGCTCCAGAGTCAGCTTATCGCCATGGGCGGCAAGGAAGGTAAGAAGGTTGGCGGAGTTCCTGCAGTAGCAGAAATTCTCAATGCCGTGGACAGAGCAACAGAAGAAGAAGTTCTTTCGGAAATCGAAGAAGAGTCCACACAGATGGCAGAAGAAATCCGAAACCTCATGTTCGTGTTCGAGGATATCAAAGGACTCGACGACAGAGGAATACGCGAACTTCTGAAAGAAGTTTCCAACGAAGAACTCACCACGGCTCTCAAAGGAGCATCTGATGATCTTCAGGAACTTATCTTCAAGAATATGTCTGAACGTGCTTCCAACATGATTCGTGAAGATCTCGAAATAATGGGACCTGTAAAACTTTCAGATGTAGAGTCAGCGCAACAAAACATAGTTAAAAGCATCCGTCGTCTAGAAGACGAAGGACGTATAATGATAAGCAGAGGATCCGGAGATGTCTTTGTCTAG
- the fliE gene encoding flagellar hook-basal body complex protein FliE produces MAIKNIAMQAYTNALQTQNKFEKKFDSVMKTGKPEENSFSTTLKSSLGAVNDLQTQKNSMIEDFASGKNQNVHELMISLQKAGLAMSMTSTVRNKIMTAYQEVLKMPF; encoded by the coding sequence ATGGCCATCAAAAACATAGCTATGCAAGCTTACACTAACGCACTTCAGACCCAAAATAAATTTGAAAAGAAATTTGACTCGGTCATGAAGACTGGAAAGCCTGAGGAAAATTCATTTTCAACGACACTCAAGTCTTCTTTGGGTGCTGTTAACGACCTGCAGACTCAAAAAAATTCCATGATTGAAGATTTTGCTTCCGGCAAAAATCAAAATGTCCACGAACTGATGATATCACTACAAAAAGCAGGATTGGCAATGAGCATGACCAGCACCGTCCGTAACAAAATAATGACCGCATATCAGGAAGTTCTTAAAATGCCTTTCTAG
- the fliF gene encoding flagellar basal-body MS-ring/collar protein FliF codes for MPNFINEYLAKFTGFWSDRTVSQRILIGGLAASVVIAFLLMVFWLNQTDYKVLYTKLYPEDASRVVDILQSTKEPYKITDNGATIMVPADRVYDLRLKIAGEGAMHGQGIGYEIFDKVQIGQTDFIQRINYQRALQGELARTISEFPQVERARVHLVIPAKSLFIEEQSAPSASVVLKLKDGEKLSDKQIKGVLNLVIMSVEGLKEEHVTITDMRGQVLYQPEEDGGLGLNISSSQLQYKAEMENKIEQRIQRLLMPIVGSEKVIAKVNADLDFRQRTIKTESFDPDSQVARSEQSSGEQTKGTANVDGGVPEANFRGDGFTGTATTQESNRETKTTNYEINKEEQQIIVPVGELKRLSVAVVVDGTYEKDPDTGKVTYIPRSAEEMQRIKDLVRSAVGYDSTRGDALEVSNITFGTQGEFGDEGLMRTMLEYAQRLGKPFLNGLLIFLFLILVVRPVVMALIKPRIAEEDLDEMAGLPEGVERLSLDESDLDEEALDTARKLENAKAQALQLSEKNMDQAVQVLKSWLKQEAA; via the coding sequence ATGCCCAACTTCATCAATGAATACTTAGCTAAATTTACAGGTTTCTGGTCCGACCGCACAGTCTCCCAACGGATTCTCATCGGAGGTCTTGCAGCCTCTGTTGTAATCGCATTCCTTCTTATGGTCTTCTGGCTCAACCAGACTGACTATAAAGTTCTTTACACTAAACTTTATCCTGAAGATGCTTCCCGCGTTGTAGACATTCTGCAATCAACAAAAGAACCTTATAAAATTACGGACAACGGGGCCACAATCATGGTTCCTGCGGACAGAGTGTATGACCTGCGCCTTAAAATTGCAGGTGAAGGGGCAATGCACGGTCAGGGAATCGGTTACGAAATTTTCGACAAAGTTCAAATCGGACAGACTGACTTCATTCAGCGCATCAATTATCAGCGCGCTCTCCAAGGTGAACTTGCAAGAACAATCAGCGAATTTCCTCAGGTAGAAAGAGCCAGAGTACATCTGGTAATTCCTGCTAAATCTTTATTCATTGAAGAACAATCAGCTCCTTCAGCATCCGTTGTTTTAAAACTCAAAGACGGCGAAAAACTTTCTGACAAGCAGATTAAGGGTGTCCTGAATCTGGTAATTATGTCTGTTGAAGGGTTAAAAGAAGAGCATGTTACTATTACAGATATGCGCGGTCAGGTTTTGTATCAGCCGGAAGAGGATGGCGGACTTGGTTTAAACATCAGCTCCAGCCAGCTTCAGTATAAAGCTGAAATGGAAAACAAAATTGAACAGCGCATTCAGCGTCTGCTTATGCCGATAGTCGGTTCTGAAAAAGTTATTGCCAAAGTTAATGCAGATCTCGATTTCAGACAGCGCACAATCAAAACTGAATCATTCGACCCTGACAGCCAGGTTGCACGCAGTGAACAGTCCAGCGGTGAACAGACTAAAGGTACTGCCAACGTAGACGGCGGAGTTCCTGAAGCGAATTTCAGAGGTGACGGTTTCACAGGAACAGCCACAACACAGGAATCCAACCGTGAAACTAAAACAACCAACTATGAAATTAATAAAGAAGAACAGCAGATAATCGTCCCGGTCGGCGAGCTCAAACGCTTAAGTGTAGCAGTTGTAGTTGACGGCACATACGAAAAAGATCCTGATACTGGAAAAGTAACTTACATTCCGCGTTCTGCAGAAGAAATGCAGCGCATCAAAGATTTAGTTCGCTCAGCGGTCGGTTACGATTCCACCCGCGGTGATGCTCTGGAAGTATCCAATATTACCTTCGGTACTCAGGGCGAATTCGGTGACGAAGGTCTCATGCGCACCATGCTTGAATACGCTCAAAGACTTGGAAAGCCTTTCCTTAACGGGCTTCTCATCTTCCTCTTCCTGATCCTTGTAGTACGCCCGGTTGTGATGGCACTCATCAAACCTCGCATCGCAGAAGAGGATCTTGATGAAATGGCTGGACTTCCTGAAGGAGTTGAAAGACTGTCTCTTGATGAAAGCGACCTTGACGAAGAGGCTCTAGATACGGCACGTAAGCTAGAGAACGCCAAGGCTCAGGCTCTGCAGCTTTCAGAAAAGAATATGGACCAGGCAGTGCAGGTTCTGAAGTCATGGTTGAAGCAGGAGGCAGCATAA